The genomic region ctctctctctcccccccctctctctctctctctctctcaggtcttGGCATACTCAGAGGGTCTTCACGGTAAATGGATGTTCAGTGAGATCCGGGCGGTCTTCTCTCGCCGGTACCTGCTGCAGAACACGGGACTGGAGGTGTTCATGGCCAACAGGAGTGAGTCTGCCCCGTTTCGCTCTCCGCATTGccatgtcacttcctgtccgtCTGCTTGTCCTCGAGTCGGTCGGAATTCTTCCTTCATGACCTCACctcctgtgatgtcacttcctccccAGCATCCGTCATGTTCAACTTCCCCGACCAGGCCACGGTGAAGAAGGTGGTGTACAGTTTGCCGCGGGTGGGCGTCGGCACCAGCTACGGGCTGCCCCAGGCCAGGTATGGCGTTTCGGTGAAACAGTGGTCATGCACACCAGTCCAGTTACAACACGGGTTTACCTGGCCGGTTTAACACTACATGGCTACAGTTTACACATGTGACATGATAATAGGAGTTCTGCTTGTGTTTTCTCATTCTAAGTGTGATGTGGGAGctaatgtgtgtgcttgtatacaGGCCTACCTGCCTCTAACAtctgtctgtgatgtcacaacatGGCTCATACCTGGGCCTCATTGCTTTTGGCTGCTGCAAAAAGTCCCCACTAGTATACTGaaacatgaatgtgtgtgtgtgtgtgtgtgtgtgtgtgtgtgtggtctctagGAGGATCTCCTTGGCGACGCCACGACAGCTTTTCAAGTCGTCCAACATGACCCAGCGCTGGCAGAGGCGCGAGATCTCCAACTTCGAGTACCTCATGTTCCTCAACACCATCGCAGGTGAGCGCGGACAGGAACTCATATTTCGACGGCCCTCGCATCCTCCCGGCTGCATTTCCAGCGACACAATCTGCCATCTGAGTATGATTTCATTaatgaaggagagaggagggaaataCAGATGGACTGTTAAGTGGAACATCTGGTTCCTCGGTGCAGCTGCGCACGGGGGGTGTCATGGAAACTGACTTGTGTTGCCATGGCAGGTTACTGACGCGGGCCGTCCAATCAGGTGCGAGGCCTACTCATGTCAATGTGCTCTGGCCTGAGTGTGGCTGAGCAGGGCTTCTGGGGGAAAATGGTAAACCTCTGCAGTGCACCTGGAGTTATGTCATTCCAccatacaataaaaacaaaatcccATTTCCTTTGTCGTATTACAAACCTGTGCTTCAGGTATAAACAAAtgctataaaataaataaaaattgatctTGTACTTCTTAACCCTGTTTTTTCAGGTATTCAAAaggtattcattttttt from Conger conger unplaced genomic scaffold, fConCon1.1 SCAFFOLD_315, whole genome shotgun sequence harbors:
- the LOC133120025 gene encoding neurobeachin-like, giving the protein MFSEIRAVFSRRYLLQNTGLEVFMANRTSVMFNFPDQATVKKVVYSLPRVGVGTSYGLPQARRISLATPRQLFKSSNMTQRWQRREISNFEYLMFLNTIAGRTYNDLNQYPIFPWVLTNYESEELDLTLPGNFRDLSK